GCACGGCTCGAGAGGCGCGTTACGCTCCCGCTTCGCCGCCGTGCGCGTGCGCACGGCCGGCAAAGCAGTCGAGCGTCCCGTCAAAGCCGCGGCCTCGGCCGAACAAGGCTGGTGGGACGGTGTCCTGCCCGACTGCTGGCTGCTGATCGAGTGGCCCGCCGATGCCGAAGCACCGACCGATTACTGGCTGTCCAACCTGCCGGCCGACACCCCGATCGCCGACCTGGTCCGTCTGGCCAAGGTCCGCTGGCGCATCGAACACGACTACCGCGAACTCAAGCACGGCCTGGGCCTGGACCACTTCGAGGGCCGTTCCTGGCCCGGCTGGCACCACCACGTCACCCTCGTGACCGCCGCCCACGCCTTCCTCACCGAACAGCGCCTGGCCCCAAAAGTACCCGGACCGGTCTCACCCTCTACCAAGTCCTCGACGCCCTCCAGGGCATCCTGAGGTGCTGGACCGGCGTCTGCACCACCTGCCACCAACCCCTGCCCAGCAGGTCACACTCAAGGCCAAGATCGAGACGGACCTAACGGAGTCCTATTAGGGACCTTTCCGGCCGATGCGTCGCGACATCTGCTCGTTGAGGCATCGCGACCGTGATTCCAGCGCAGACGCACACTACTGAGCGAGTTGGTACGGCACACAGCACTCAGCCGAAGGTGGTCCCGGAGTCGTGCACCGGGATCATTCCGATGAGGTCTGCGCCTCGCAGATCGAGCACAGTTCGTCGGACGCGTGTACTGGCCGGCCGCAGAGTCCGTCCTGGCCCGCACATTCGTGGAACCTGCGAACGACGGGGTCGTCTCCCGCCCGATACATGCGCGAAGTGGAAGGTGTTGATGATCTGTGGGGCGCGGGAGAGGCGTCTGCAACTCTTAGGCGTGCGGCGATCACGGCTCCTACCGACTTATGCACCGGGTGGGGTAGTGGCCGAGTGATGATCTCGCTGAGTGCCTCTCGGGTCCATCCTTTTGCCAGGAGCTGATCGACGACCTGGCCCTGGTCTGCAAGCGCTGGGCCTAGTAGCAGGAACTCGGGGTGAAGCATGCCTATGCGCAACAGAAGCCGCGCGCCTTCGCAGTCGGGGACGTCAAGTCCCCCAAGGTGTTCGGGCGTCTGGTTCGCACCTGGACCAGCCTTGTGCTGGACGGGCGAATCGGATGGAAGGACGGATGTCTCATGGTTCTGTGGTGGTTGACTGACGGTTTGTGGCTCGATCTGAACGGACCCCGGGCTCATGTTGCCTACCTCCACAGGTTCACGTTGAGCCGGGGCCGGGCTCAACATGGCCCCTAGGCCGGGCTCATGTTGAGCCTTCAGCAGGTCAGGGCTAGCCTGATGGCTATTCTGGGCAATTGAATCACATTGAGACTTCACGAGGTCAGGCGCCTGCCGGTCGACTCTCTTTCTCTTCACCGGCACCTCCGCCTCAGGGTCGAAGGTCAGCTGTTCAACAACGTTGTCGTCGTACTCCCTGTTTGGTCGCTTCATCGCGGCAAGGAGTTCCAGGTTCACGCGCGTCAGGTTGGTGATCGGTTCGCCCGTCTTAGGGTCGAGACGCCGTTTAGTGGCGATCAGCTGCTTTTCGATGAGCCGCTTCTTGACGCGTTTGACGG
The nucleotide sequence above comes from Streptomyces cynarae. Encoded proteins:
- a CDS encoding helix-turn-helix domain-containing protein gives rise to the protein MTIKHVAMVLEAEGLDGPEKLLLIAYCNRTDDHGYCWPGQQRLADDCGTSIATVKRVKKRLIEKQLIATKRRLDPKTGEPITNLTRVNLELLAAMKRPNREYDDNVVEQLTFDPEAEVPVKRKRVDRQAPDLVKSQCDSIAQNSHQASPDLLKAQHEPGLGAMLSPAPAQREPVEVGNMSPGSVQIEPQTVSQPPQNHETSVLPSDSPVQHKAGPGANQTPEHLGGLDVPDCEGARLLLRIGMLHPEFLLLGPALADQGQVVDQLLAKGWTREALSEIITRPLPHPVHKSVGAVIAARLRVADASPAPHRSSTPSTSRMYRAGDDPVVRRFHECAGQDGLCGRPVHASDELCSICEAQTSSE